One genomic region from Candidatus Caldarchaeum subterraneum encodes:
- a CDS encoding small subunit ribosomal protein S10, translated as MTQIVRIKVTSTNLTKLEEVCREIKDIAEKTGTKISGPIPLPVKKLVIPTRKSPCGEGTKTWRKHQMRIHRRLIDLGITDQRVMRQIMRIQIPDDVAIEMQMTTK; from the coding sequence ATGACGCAAATAGTACGAATCAAAGTGACCAGCACAAACCTCACCAAGCTCGAGGAAGTATGCAGGGAGATAAAGGACATAGCCGAGAAAACAGGCACAAAGATATCGGGACCTATACCTCTTCCCGTGAAAAAACTGGTCATACCCACCCGCAAATCCCCCTGCGGAGAAGGCACCAAAACATGGCGAAAACACCAGATGCGCATACACCGCAGGCTGATAGACCTTGGCATAACCGACCAGAGAGTAATGCGTCAGATAATGCGTATACAGATACCCGACGACGTTGCTATAGAGATGCAGATGACAACAAAATAA
- a CDS encoding elongation factor EF-1 alpha subunit — protein sequence MSAKPHMNLVVIGHVDHGKSTTMGHFLYKMGAIDERTLKTYEEEAKKIGKESFKYAWVLDRVKEERERGLTIDLAFQKFETRKYYFTLIDAPGHRDFVKNMITGASQADAAIMVVSAKKGEAEVGIAPGGQTREHAYLSFVLGIRQIIVLINKMDDSSVNWAKARYEEVKQMASDLLKTIGYNIAKINFIPVSGWLGDNLTEKSSNMPWYNGPTLLEALDMLEEPPKPIDKPLRIPIQGVYSIKGVGVVPVGRVEQGVLKPGDIVAIYPGGLKAEVKSIEMHHQSLQQAIPGDNIGFNLKGVEKNQLSRGMVVTKPDTPIPVAKEFIGQIYVIYHPTAIAVGYTPVLHIHTAQTAVKFVELIQKMDPRTGQITEKNPSFLKTGDVAVVRLRPLNPVAIEPASVSPELGRFAIRDSGMTVAAGVVKEITETA from the coding sequence ATGTCGGCAAAACCACACATGAACCTTGTGGTCATAGGACACGTTGACCACGGAAAATCGACGACGATGGGTCATTTTCTCTACAAGATGGGGGCTATCGACGAGCGCACGCTAAAGACCTACGAGGAGGAGGCGAAGAAGATAGGCAAGGAGAGCTTCAAGTATGCTTGGGTGCTTGACAGAGTCAAAGAGGAGAGGGAGAGAGGACTTACCATCGACCTAGCCTTCCAGAAATTTGAGACAAGAAAATACTATTTCACGCTCATCGACGCGCCCGGTCACAGAGACTTCGTAAAGAACATGATTACCGGAGCGAGCCAGGCAGATGCGGCGATAATGGTTGTCTCGGCGAAGAAGGGCGAGGCTGAGGTCGGCATAGCTCCAGGTGGACAGACCCGTGAACACGCCTACCTCTCTTTCGTTCTCGGCATCAGACAGATTATTGTCCTGATAAACAAGATGGACGATAGCTCCGTGAACTGGGCGAAGGCAAGGTATGAAGAGGTTAAGCAGATGGCTAGTGACCTGCTGAAAACCATCGGCTACAACATCGCCAAGATAAACTTCATACCTGTGTCGGGTTGGCTGGGCGACAACTTGACCGAGAAAAGCTCCAACATGCCGTGGTACAACGGCCCAACCCTGCTCGAGGCGCTGGACATGCTGGAGGAGCCGCCCAAGCCAATAGACAAGCCTCTGAGGATACCGATTCAGGGTGTCTACTCCATCAAAGGTGTTGGAGTCGTCCCCGTTGGGCGGGTTGAGCAAGGAGTTTTGAAGCCGGGCGACATCGTGGCAATTTATCCGGGAGGTTTGAAGGCGGAGGTCAAGTCGATAGAGATGCATCATCAGTCGCTTCAGCAGGCGATTCCCGGCGACAACATCGGGTTCAACCTGAAGGGTGTTGAGAAGAACCAGCTGTCCCGTGGGATGGTTGTCACCAAGCCCGATACACCCATACCCGTAGCCAAAGAATTCATCGGACAGATATATGTCATCTATCATCCAACAGCTATCGCCGTGGGATACACACCGGTTCTCCACATACACACCGCGCAAACGGCCGTCAAGTTTGTCGAGCTTATCCAGAAGATGGACCCGAGAACTGGCCAAATAACCGAGAAGAACCCCTCCTTCCTCAAGACCGGTGACGTGGCTGTTGTGCGACTAAGGCCCCTTAACCCCGTAGCGATAGAGCCGGCGAGCGTGTCACCCGAGCTCGGGCGCTTCGCCATAAGAGACAGCGGAATGACCGTTGCAGCAGGTGTGGTGAAAGAGATAACAGAAACAGCCTAA
- a CDS encoding 3-octaprenyl-4-hydroxybenzoate carboxy-lyase, producing MKDLRQYLEDLRQNFPEEFVKISEQVSLEYEITAVWKMFERKGNPVLFFEKVQGCDMPVVANVFGSRARVARMIGADMWNFYDKWLEKTSVIVEPEYVSTGPVKEVKHLSSEVDLGTLPALKFFVEDGGRYITSGIVVANHPETGEVNLSFARLMVKDRNKLGVSIHSRGNLWRYFNRATELGRPWLNVAVVIGCNPTLYLAAATRTTDEYKMAGALASEPVQLVKCETNDVHVPSDAEIVLEGRMLTNVYEDEGPFSEYTGYVSGRSTRNVMIIDCITHRRNPIFQTIIPTNSSEHLLLGGLPMQANVYKRLKESIPEVKGINFPVWGTHFVAILSVDKEGKEGVQIRAAMLLMGANPYVKYVILVDDDIDVFDEMQVLWAVATRSQPDRSMHLFPVTDGNMLDPSQERAGFTSRAVIDATSPPHWKNAGVKVPSLPRDVVEKVQKKFK from the coding sequence GTGAAAGACCTGCGACAATATCTCGAGGACCTCAGACAAAATTTTCCAGAGGAATTTGTGAAAATCTCTGAACAAGTCTCACTTGAGTATGAGATAACCGCTGTCTGGAAAATGTTTGAGCGGAAGGGGAATCCTGTTTTGTTCTTTGAAAAAGTCCAGGGCTGCGATATGCCTGTAGTGGCCAACGTCTTCGGCTCAAGGGCGCGTGTGGCGAGGATGATTGGCGCCGATATGTGGAATTTCTATGATAAATGGCTTGAGAAGACAAGTGTTATTGTGGAACCGGAGTATGTTTCAACGGGGCCTGTAAAGGAGGTGAAACATCTTTCCAGCGAGGTGGACCTAGGCACCTTACCTGCTCTGAAGTTCTTTGTGGAAGATGGTGGACGATACATAACCTCGGGAATAGTTGTCGCAAACCATCCTGAAACAGGTGAGGTGAACCTAAGCTTCGCAAGGCTAATGGTTAAGGATAGAAACAAGCTCGGAGTCAGCATACATTCTCGAGGTAACCTATGGAGATACTTTAACCGCGCCACCGAGCTAGGGCGACCCTGGCTAAACGTTGCAGTGGTGATAGGATGTAATCCAACACTCTATCTTGCCGCAGCGACAAGGACAACCGATGAATACAAAATGGCTGGCGCCCTCGCCTCAGAGCCGGTTCAGCTGGTTAAATGCGAAACCAATGATGTTCATGTTCCCAGTGACGCGGAAATAGTTCTCGAGGGCCGTATGTTGACCAACGTCTACGAAGACGAGGGCCCGTTTTCGGAGTACACCGGCTACGTCTCAGGCCGCTCCACCCGCAACGTCATGATTATTGACTGTATTACACATCGAAGGAACCCAATATTTCAAACAATCATCCCCACAAACTCGTCTGAGCATCTTCTACTCGGAGGTCTACCAATGCAGGCCAATGTTTACAAAAGACTCAAGGAATCCATACCTGAGGTCAAGGGCATAAATTTCCCTGTTTGGGGAACACATTTTGTAGCAATTCTCTCCGTGGATAAAGAGGGGAAAGAAGGAGTCCAGATACGGGCCGCCATGCTCCTAATGGGAGCCAACCCTTACGTGAAATATGTTATCCTCGTAGACGACGACATAGATGTGTTTGACGAGATGCAAGTGCTTTGGGCAGTTGCCACACGCAGCCAGCCAGACCGTAGCATGCATTTGTTCCCTGTCACAGACGGGAACATGCTTGACCCTTCCCAAGAAAGAGCAGGCTTCACAAGCAGGGCGGTCATAGACGCCACCTCTCCACCCCACTGGAAAAATGCGGGGGTAAAGGTTCCGAGTTTGCCGCGGGATGTTGTCGAAAAAGTTCAAAAGAAGTTTAAATAG
- a CDS encoding cobalt/nickel ABC transporter ATP-binding protein has translation MSSDAVIEAKNLSHVYSNGVVALNNVNITIRRGEFVALIGHNGSGKTTLAKHINGLLKPTSGQIIVHGIDTREASVADLAKKVGYVFQNPDHQLCMKTVWEELAFGPRNLGTPEDEVKQVVDEILRLFGLEHYRDVHPFLLSRADRLRVALCSVLTMRPETLVVDEPTTGQDMRQSYEVMEILKKLHKEGRTVVFITHNMRLVAEYAERCIIMKDGKVFIDKPTREALTDFEKLRQAQLKPPQVTILSARLANIGFEKPALSVGEFVENVINLLNNKHKSL, from the coding sequence TTGTCCAGTGATGCAGTCATCGAGGCAAAAAACCTCAGCCACGTTTACTCAAACGGAGTAGTCGCCCTGAACAACGTTAACATCACAATCAGACGCGGCGAATTTGTGGCCCTAATAGGTCACAATGGCTCCGGGAAAACGACTCTCGCTAAACACATAAACGGATTGCTCAAGCCAACAAGCGGGCAGATAATCGTCCACGGTATAGACACGCGGGAAGCATCCGTAGCCGACCTCGCCAAAAAAGTCGGATATGTTTTCCAGAACCCTGACCATCAACTATGTATGAAAACTGTGTGGGAGGAGTTGGCTTTCGGGCCGAGGAACCTCGGCACACCCGAGGACGAGGTCAAGCAGGTTGTCGATGAGATTCTTAGATTGTTTGGGCTTGAACACTATCGAGATGTTCACCCATTTTTACTCAGCCGAGCAGACAGGCTTAGAGTAGCGTTGTGCAGTGTTTTGACGATGAGGCCCGAGACCCTTGTGGTAGATGAGCCTACAACTGGGCAAGACATGAGACAGTCCTACGAGGTGATGGAGATTTTGAAAAAACTTCACAAAGAGGGGAGAACTGTTGTCTTCATTACACATAACATGCGCCTAGTGGCGGAATACGCCGAGAGATGCATAATCATGAAGGATGGGAAAGTTTTCATCGACAAACCAACCCGCGAAGCACTGACTGATTTTGAAAAACTTAGGCAAGCTCAGCTCAAGCCTCCACAAGTCACCATACTATCAGCACGTTTGGCAAACATCGGGTTCGAAAAACCCGCGCTCTCAGTTGGCGAATTTGTTGAAAATGTGATAAACTTGCTAAACAATAAACATAAATCCCTATAA
- a CDS encoding cobalt/nickel ABC transporter ATP-binding protein — translation MDEKPIEVKSFWWKYATSKDWVLSDINFSVREGEFVVITGPTGAGKTTLCLAMAGLIPYHYNGTLRGKVYVFGKDTYTLSSADMASLVGIVFQDPESQFLTMSVEDEIAFGLENLALPLEEMKERVHEAAKLVKVEDLLERAPYELSGGQKQRVAIAAALAMKPKVLVLDEPTGQLDPIGKEEVVNVLQSLKKQGITIIVVEHILEELAPFTDRLVVMNGGRILYDGDFRGFFKDAEEVSKSGVPAPQVVELTLLLRKELNTELEIPITLEEAEHLMNRLIPVKKFVQ, via the coding sequence GTGGATGAAAAACCTATTGAGGTAAAGTCCTTCTGGTGGAAATACGCAACCAGCAAAGATTGGGTTTTATCAGATATCAACTTCTCCGTCCGCGAAGGGGAATTTGTGGTAATTACGGGTCCAACGGGCGCTGGAAAGACAACCCTATGCCTCGCCATGGCTGGCCTCATTCCCTATCATTACAACGGCACATTGAGGGGGAAAGTGTATGTCTTCGGGAAAGACACCTACACGCTAAGCAGCGCCGACATGGCTAGCTTGGTTGGTATTGTTTTCCAAGACCCGGAAAGCCAGTTTCTGACTATGTCTGTGGAGGATGAGATAGCTTTCGGACTTGAAAACCTTGCTCTGCCCTTAGAGGAAATGAAAGAGAGAGTCCATGAGGCGGCCAAGCTAGTCAAGGTAGAGGATTTGCTGGAGAGAGCACCTTATGAACTATCTGGTGGTCAGAAACAGCGTGTCGCGATAGCAGCGGCCCTAGCTATGAAGCCTAAGGTCCTAGTTCTCGACGAGCCTACTGGTCAGCTTGACCCGATTGGGAAAGAGGAAGTGGTTAACGTTCTGCAAAGCCTCAAAAAACAGGGCATCACGATAATCGTGGTTGAACACATATTGGAGGAACTTGCACCTTTCACAGACAGACTTGTCGTAATGAATGGCGGCCGTATCCTATATGATGGAGACTTCCGAGGCTTCTTCAAAGACGCCGAAGAAGTATCCAAGTCAGGTGTGCCTGCCCCCCAAGTGGTCGAGTTGACTCTTCTCCTAAGAAAAGAATTGAACACAGAGTTGGAAATACCCATCACTTTGGAAGAGGCCGAGCATTTGATGAACAGGTTGATACCGGTGAAAAAGTTTGTCCAGTGA
- a CDS encoding ABC-2 type transport system permease encodes MAITFLLELGLYLVLTRLPPQFIQAFSGAAWTLGIIAPSAGLLHVLALTIGSSTSAEEYELGTADYWMTQPLRRSSYFLGKTIGGLVLLFLIIFTYSLLSLSVSWYVFGPQSKVETFPLALAVSTASAAPFYAIGLAFGELLRRSMMSTIVAGAVFFASALVQTYANFVALIAGDLTLQEFVRFLPTWAPTGLTPTILTDAVGLGINTPGAPFAGFGAENLWLAAANLVTYSAVFFLVAWLRFRHSDVTRRAL; translated from the coding sequence GTGGCCATAACTTTTCTCCTCGAATTGGGCCTGTATCTTGTTTTGACGAGGCTGCCGCCGCAGTTTATACAAGCTTTCTCAGGAGCTGCTTGGACGCTGGGGATAATCGCCCCGTCCGCAGGTCTTCTTCACGTGCTCGCCCTCACCATAGGCTCCTCTACGTCGGCGGAGGAGTATGAACTGGGAACAGCGGACTATTGGATGACGCAGCCCCTTAGAAGAAGCAGCTACTTCCTCGGCAAAACCATCGGAGGACTGGTTCTTCTTTTCCTAATCATCTTCACCTACTCCCTACTCTCCCTCTCGGTGTCATGGTATGTTTTCGGGCCACAGAGCAAAGTCGAGACATTTCCCCTAGCCCTCGCGGTTTCTACAGCCTCGGCCGCACCTTTCTATGCGATTGGCCTGGCCTTTGGAGAGCTTCTGAGGAGAAGCATGATGTCGACCATCGTTGCGGGAGCAGTTTTCTTCGCGTCTGCACTTGTCCAAACCTATGCAAACTTTGTCGCCCTCATCGCAGGAGATTTGACGCTCCAGGAGTTTGTGAGATTTCTACCTACATGGGCTCCTACGGGACTGACGCCCACCATATTGACGGACGCCGTTGGACTCGGCATAAACACACCCGGAGCACCCTTCGCCGGTTTTGGAGCAGAAAACCTGTGGCTCGCAGCTGCAAACCTCGTCACCTACTCAGCCGTGTTTTTCCTCGTCGCGTGGCTTCGGTTCAGGCACAGCGATGTGACGCGGAGAGCTCTCTGA
- a CDS encoding amidohydrolase, translating to MVTTLVTNIGKLVSGDWDKGVLKADTVKIVDGIIQDVGYSDEIGKGPADVVIDADGMTVSPTLIDPHTHLSFGDFSPMQHMVGLLTETLLQGTATIVDEWLQFEGLPLFYGADPEGVKATAILSQKAYRNYRPGGAMKVFAGSIMLVKGLTREDFVQLRKAGVWRVGQIGGSSNINDPKQILEMVSWARELGYFVSTNLGPGVLPESLNMTAELVSSIKPDKIAHINGGTTAPPWEVVKAAIDGTGEAKLEIIPYGNMKMALRVYEYLKSRNQLKRLIVGSDTPTGQGYLPVAIHRAILFLSSICGLPAEKAIATATGNILDCYGKYSEEFNMGKIEPGRAGDLLVMDAPPGSVGNDALESIEAGDMIGIAGVIVDGNLVGLRGKDSRPSRRNIKLNNRQLKVTCPDEYLFDPPRFYYRSTGPTYLL from the coding sequence GTGGTCACAACACTCGTAACAAACATAGGCAAGCTGGTTAGCGGGGATTGGGATAAGGGTGTTCTGAAGGCGGACACGGTGAAAATTGTTGACGGTATTATTCAGGATGTTGGCTATAGTGATGAAATAGGTAAAGGCCCTGCAGACGTAGTCATAGACGCTGACGGAATGACTGTGTCACCCACGTTGATAGACCCCCACACCCACCTATCCTTCGGCGACTTTTCTCCGATGCAGCACATGGTCGGTCTTCTCACCGAAACACTGTTGCAGGGGACAGCAACCATCGTCGATGAGTGGCTGCAGTTTGAGGGGTTGCCGCTTTTCTACGGAGCCGACCCAGAGGGAGTGAAGGCGACAGCGATTCTCTCACAAAAAGCATACCGAAACTATAGGCCAGGAGGCGCGATGAAGGTCTTCGCAGGCTCCATAATGCTTGTCAAAGGGCTGACACGTGAAGACTTTGTGCAGCTACGTAAGGCTGGAGTGTGGCGCGTCGGGCAGATTGGAGGCTCGTCCAACATCAACGACCCGAAACAGATTCTTGAAATGGTCTCATGGGCCCGTGAATTGGGATACTTTGTATCCACAAACCTCGGGCCGGGGGTGTTGCCTGAAAGCCTCAACATGACAGCTGAGCTCGTTTCATCCATCAAACCAGACAAAATAGCACATATCAACGGAGGCACTACAGCGCCGCCTTGGGAGGTTGTTAAAGCCGCGATAGATGGAACAGGAGAAGCAAAGCTTGAGATCATACCATATGGAAACATGAAGATGGCTCTACGTGTCTATGAATACCTCAAGTCCCGCAACCAGCTTAAGCGCCTAATTGTGGGAAGCGATACCCCCACAGGCCAGGGCTACCTTCCAGTGGCCATCCACCGTGCCATCCTATTCCTATCATCCATATGCGGACTCCCAGCTGAAAAAGCCATAGCCACTGCCACGGGCAACATACTGGACTGCTACGGAAAATATTCCGAAGAATTCAACATGGGAAAGATTGAGCCCGGCCGCGCAGGAGATCTTCTGGTCATGGATGCTCCTCCTGGAAGCGTTGGCAATGACGCGTTAGAAAGCATCGAAGCTGGTGACATGATAGGAATCGCGGGTGTAATCGTTGACGGAAACCTAGTCGGACTAAGGGGCAAAGACTCAAGACCAAGCCGCCGCAACATAAAGCTGAACAACAGGCAACTTAAGGTCACATGTCCAGACGAGTACCTGTTTGACCCGCCTAGGTTTTACTACCGTAGCACCGGCCCCACATATCTCCTTTAG
- a CDS encoding F420-dependent N5,N10-methenyltetrahydromethanopterin reductase, producing the protein MRLGIALVPEFIGRAKTITYGVSAEKVGYDSVWVPEHLNGGEAFSLLGAIAAKTSKIRLGTAVVSINLRHPAVTALAAATLSDVSGGRFTLGIGLGDLTQLRNSLGIIDDKPVKSMVEAVKICRQIFRGSSDFEGIRFRSHLQHIIRPKSSPKIFIAAVGEQMLKAAARHGDGVIFSIFMSPESIKKSTAVIKTTSGFSARRDYFEFMGLLATATEKHIQQLRELAAVFLSWPGRAERSLPNNLFNKIDVEKLSMHVSRGQKGKAAELVDDEVLEEFACIGSLKTIRRKIGEFIDAGLTYPVLYPVGDAKNFLDKLV; encoded by the coding sequence ATGCGGCTTGGCATAGCTCTTGTTCCCGAGTTTATCGGGAGAGCGAAAACCATAACATATGGTGTTTCTGCGGAAAAGGTTGGCTACGATTCTGTCTGGGTTCCTGAACATTTGAATGGTGGTGAAGCCTTCTCGTTACTGGGGGCGATAGCGGCGAAAACTTCGAAAATAAGGCTTGGAACAGCGGTGGTCAGCATAAACCTCCGCCATCCAGCGGTAACAGCTCTCGCGGCAGCGACTCTTAGCGATGTTTCAGGAGGCCGCTTTACGTTAGGAATTGGTTTGGGTGATTTGACGCAGCTGAGAAACTCTCTCGGCATCATCGATGACAAGCCCGTGAAGTCGATGGTTGAGGCTGTTAAAATCTGTAGACAAATTTTCCGAGGGAGTTCCGATTTTGAAGGTATAAGGTTCCGCTCACATCTTCAACACATCATCAGGCCTAAAAGTTCTCCGAAAATATTCATCGCCGCTGTGGGTGAGCAGATGCTTAAAGCAGCAGCTAGGCACGGCGACGGCGTAATCTTCTCCATATTCATGTCACCTGAATCCATAAAGAAATCAACCGCGGTGATAAAGACCACATCTGGGTTCTCGGCTCGACGTGATTATTTCGAGTTTATGGGACTGTTGGCAACTGCTACAGAAAAGCACATTCAGCAGCTTAGGGAATTGGCCGCTGTTTTTCTCTCTTGGCCGGGCCGGGCTGAACGTTCTCTCCCCAACAATTTGTTCAACAAGATAGATGTCGAGAAACTAAGCATGCATGTCTCAAGAGGACAGAAAGGAAAAGCCGCTGAACTGGTGGATGATGAAGTGCTTGAGGAATTTGCATGCATCGGCTCCCTCAAAACAATACGCAGAAAAATCGGAGAGTTTATCGACGCCGGCTTAACATATCCGGTTCTGTATCCAGTAGGCGATGCCAAGAATTTTCTGGATAAACTGGTTTAA
- a CDS encoding molybdenum hydroxylase family, large subunit, producing MTYSLFNNMLKHDSKLLTGRASFVDDVALPKMLHCVFVRSSYPHAVVHGLRTPENLSEAKIFTWRMLSEIVRPFSLSFPFEGCKRLEVSPLANTKVRYVGEPVAAVLAEDLYTAYDVANSVEVEYEPLPPVSDMFSSGATLYEDWENNTMAKFSRKFGDPFHELERAKVVVEERITTHRVAPAPIETRGVVASYDAGRGFLTVWSPNQNPHMHRTVLSEVLNLPESKIRVIAPNIGGGFGQKGHTYAEDVVVAALSMLTGRPVKWIEERRENLTAAAQSREQVHLIKIGADRNGRIKALIDEAYLDLGAYPLIPHSYLELAHVVIDMLPGPYRIENYAAEVSLVATNKTPAGAYRGFGHPEATFVRERALDILAEEIGLDPVTIRKRNLISSADIPCMAATGMIFDSGRPLETFETLVQQAAHHDCGDGEVVGVGYAVGVKGSVPTMSGVSQRWGSSEAAMVRLSMDGKPVVFSGAVSMGTRLDKLLAKIVSDILSVPEEDVEVVLGDTLSTPFSTGLWGSRGAVMVGGAVAKASTMLRKKIQHISSILFECRPEDVVLENGRVFVRDAMENGLTLSELAWKVYNHPNMFPQDIDLSLMAEALYDPPNIWQAPDELGRMNAAAAVSTIACAAFVTLDVETFEVKVKKLVLAENGGTYLSPEDVDEQLIGGAIQAYGASLFEEVVYSNEAMPMTTTFSEYLLPTAAETPAVEIIHVVDPSPYTFRGAKGVGETATIPVNAAIANAIQNALRKKGINVKINFSIVSPTRLWSMVRK from the coding sequence ATGACGTATTCGTTATTTAACAACATGTTAAAGCATGATTCGAAACTCCTGACAGGTCGCGCCTCATTCGTCGACGATGTTGCTCTGCCGAAAATGCTTCACTGCGTGTTCGTCAGAAGCAGCTATCCACACGCCGTTGTGCATGGTTTGAGAACGCCGGAAAACCTCTCAGAAGCCAAAATATTCACATGGAGGATGTTAAGTGAAATTGTTAGACCATTTTCGCTTTCTTTCCCCTTTGAAGGATGCAAACGGTTGGAGGTTTCGCCTCTCGCAAACACGAAGGTAAGATACGTGGGCGAGCCTGTAGCCGCAGTCTTGGCCGAAGATCTATACACAGCCTACGACGTTGCGAATAGTGTTGAAGTTGAGTATGAGCCGCTGCCCCCCGTTTCTGACATGTTCAGCTCTGGGGCTACGCTTTACGAGGATTGGGAAAACAACACGATGGCCAAGTTTTCGAGAAAATTTGGCGACCCTTTCCATGAGCTTGAGAGGGCTAAGGTAGTTGTTGAGGAAAGAATCACTACACATCGAGTGGCTCCTGCTCCCATTGAAACACGAGGTGTGGTTGCAAGCTATGATGCTGGCCGCGGGTTTTTGACGGTTTGGTCGCCGAACCAAAACCCCCACATGCATAGGACCGTTCTCTCAGAGGTTTTGAACCTGCCTGAGAGCAAGATAAGGGTGATCGCACCCAACATAGGAGGAGGATTCGGACAAAAAGGCCATACATACGCCGAGGATGTCGTAGTCGCGGCCCTCTCCATGCTAACGGGAAGACCAGTCAAATGGATTGAAGAGAGACGTGAAAACCTCACGGCAGCTGCCCAATCGAGGGAACAGGTTCACCTAATCAAAATCGGCGCCGACAGAAATGGGCGAATAAAGGCACTCATAGATGAGGCATATCTCGACCTAGGCGCATACCCCCTGATACCGCACAGCTATCTGGAGCTCGCTCATGTGGTGATAGACATGCTTCCGGGCCCATACCGTATCGAAAACTATGCCGCCGAAGTCAGCTTAGTTGCAACAAACAAGACACCGGCGGGCGCCTATAGGGGCTTCGGCCACCCGGAAGCCACATTTGTTCGCGAAAGAGCGCTGGATATTTTAGCCGAAGAAATAGGCCTCGACCCTGTCACGATTAGGAAGAGGAATCTTATCTCCTCGGCGGACATTCCTTGCATGGCTGCTACGGGGATGATTTTTGACAGCGGCAGGCCGTTAGAGACTTTCGAAACACTTGTCCAACAAGCAGCTCATCATGACTGTGGAGATGGCGAAGTTGTGGGTGTTGGATATGCTGTGGGTGTGAAGGGGTCTGTTCCCACGATGAGCGGTGTATCGCAGCGCTGGGGCTCGAGCGAGGCGGCCATGGTTAGACTGTCGATGGACGGTAAACCTGTGGTGTTCTCTGGAGCAGTTTCCATGGGTACACGTCTTGACAAACTCTTGGCCAAGATTGTATCCGATATCTTGTCCGTGCCAGAGGAGGATGTCGAGGTAGTGCTGGGCGACACCTTGTCGACACCCTTTAGCACAGGTCTCTGGGGTAGCAGAGGAGCCGTGATGGTCGGCGGCGCTGTTGCCAAGGCTTCAACCATGCTTCGCAAAAAAATTCAACACATCTCATCGATACTGTTCGAGTGTAGGCCCGAAGATGTTGTCCTCGAAAACGGTAGAGTGTTTGTCAGAGACGCCATGGAAAATGGACTAACCCTGTCGGAGCTTGCGTGGAAAGTATACAACCATCCAAACATGTTTCCACAAGACATCGACTTGTCGCTAATGGCTGAAGCATTATATGACCCGCCCAACATCTGGCAGGCACCGGATGAACTGGGTAGGATGAACGCGGCGGCCGCAGTTTCAACCATCGCCTGCGCCGCCTTCGTCACGCTTGATGTTGAAACCTTCGAAGTAAAGGTGAAGAAGCTGGTATTGGCCGAGAACGGTGGAACCTACCTCAGCCCCGAGGACGTTGATGAACAGCTCATCGGAGGAGCGATACAGGCGTATGGCGCCTCTTTGTTCGAAGAGGTTGTTTACTCAAATGAAGCAATGCCCATGACGACTACTTTTTCTGAATATCTTCTTCCAACAGCCGCTGAGACTCCCGCTGTCGAGATTATACATGTGGTCGACCCATCTCCTTACACTTTCCGCGGGGCAAAAGGCGTTGGAGAAACAGCGACAATCCCCGTGAACGCTGCAATAGCAAACGCCATACAAAACGCTTTAAGGAAAAAAGGCATAAATGTCAAAATAAATTTCTCGATTGTATCTCCTACCCGTTTGTGGAGTATGGTGAGAAAATGA